A genomic window from Haladaptatus caseinilyticus includes:
- a CDS encoding nicotinamide-nucleotide adenylyltransferase, with translation MTRGFYIGRFQPYHNGHHSVVETISEEVDELVLGIGSAGDSHTRHDPFTAGERIMMITKSLVDSDLVTYAVPIEDLDRNSVWVSHVQSMSPEFDVAYSNNPLVIQLFTEAGVEVRQSPMFNRDVLEGTEVRDRMVEGGDWQKLVPEPVTEVIEESGGIERIQRVSQTDSNGV, from the coding sequence ATGACCCGCGGGTTCTACATCGGGCGCTTCCAACCCTACCACAACGGCCACCACAGCGTGGTCGAGACGATTTCAGAAGAAGTGGACGAACTCGTCCTCGGCATCGGCAGTGCCGGGGACTCACACACTCGGCACGACCCGTTCACGGCGGGCGAGCGAATCATGATGATAACCAAATCCCTCGTGGACTCCGACTTGGTTACCTACGCGGTGCCGATCGAGGACTTGGACAGGAACTCCGTGTGGGTGAGCCATGTCCAAAGCATGAGTCCGGAGTTCGACGTGGCCTACTCGAACAATCCCCTCGTTATCCAGTTGTTCACGGAGGCTGGCGTGGAAGTTCGCCAATCGCCGATGTTCAACCGTGATGTCCTCGAAGGTACCGAAGTCCGCGACCGAATGGTCGAAGGCGGTGACTGGCAGAAGCTCGTTCCCGAACCGGTCACCGAAGTCATCGAGGAAAGCGGCGGTATCGAGCGTATCCAGCGTGTCAGCCAGACCGACTCCAACGGCGTATGA
- a CDS encoding trimeric intracellular cation channel family protein produces MDAFGIMNVVGLLAFAVVGSLRGSDADLDLLGVGVLGVMTALGGGVTRDLLVNTTPAALRSMGDVSVALVGVAIAVGLSRFGDDLTERPVVRIPDAIGLSAFATTGALVAHDAGLTAFGVVLLATVTGVGGGLISDLLLQTVPSVLVEDFYATCALLGGMSFWVLVEGGVSSQTSAIACAGVVLSLRLLAIRYEWGLPTV; encoded by the coding sequence ATGGATGCGTTCGGAATCATGAACGTCGTCGGGTTACTGGCGTTCGCCGTCGTCGGGTCGCTTCGCGGCAGCGACGCCGACCTCGACTTGCTCGGCGTGGGAGTTCTCGGCGTGATGACCGCGCTCGGCGGTGGCGTTACCCGCGATCTGTTGGTCAACACGACGCCCGCCGCCCTCCGGTCGATGGGTGACGTAAGCGTCGCACTGGTCGGTGTTGCAATCGCCGTCGGCCTTTCGCGATTCGGCGACGATTTGACCGAACGCCCGGTCGTCAGAATTCCGGACGCGATCGGCCTGTCCGCGTTCGCCACGACCGGCGCGCTCGTGGCTCACGATGCCGGACTCACCGCCTTCGGCGTCGTGCTGCTTGCGACGGTGACGGGTGTCGGCGGCGGCCTCATCAGCGATTTGCTCCTCCAGACCGTCCCCTCGGTGTTGGTCGAGGATTTCTACGCGACTTGCGCGCTGCTCGGCGGGATGTCGTTTTGGGTACTGGTGGAGGGTGGAGTCAGTTCGCAGACGAGTGCCATCGCCTGTGCAGGAGTCGTCTTGAGTCTCCGTCTGCTAGCGATTCGGTACGAGTGGGGGCTACCGACGGTGTAG
- the thsA gene encoding thermosome subunit alpha, translating into MGGRPMFILSEDSQRTHGRDAQSSNIAAGKAVSEAVRTTLGPRGMDKMLVSDDGDVVITNDGATILNSMDIEHPAAQMIVEVAQTQEDEVGDGTTTASVLAGELLAKAEDLLEQDVHATTIVEGYARARDIAVEAIDDLSLAADIDDEILKQVAESSMTGKGTGDITTERLAEVVVNAVRHVEGDEKVERDDIRVHTQVGSSSSATELIEGIVTDAEPAHKNMPRSVEDATVLATDGTFGVRETELDAEYSVDNVDQLTAAMDAEDNQLRELADAIADAGVDVVFSHSSIDDRTAAYLANHGILAFEDVDDDLTTAIAQATGGKRTGKPDDVDEDELGHADNIRVEKYGDENLAFIEGGAAAKSVTLFVRGGTEHVVDELERALNDALDVVSAAVDTGSVVPGAGATEINIAGRVRDEAAGVEGRQQLAIEAFADAIEVLPRTLAENTGMDPIDALVDLRAANDDEAGRAGIISSGETGTIANPVEEGVIDPASVKREAVESATEAATMIVRIDDVIAAK; encoded by the coding sequence ATGGGCGGACGACCGATGTTCATCCTCAGCGAGGATTCCCAACGAACACACGGACGAGACGCTCAGTCCTCCAATATTGCCGCTGGAAAAGCGGTAAGTGAAGCAGTACGGACCACGCTCGGCCCGCGTGGTATGGACAAGATGCTCGTCTCCGACGACGGTGACGTCGTCATCACCAACGACGGGGCGACCATCCTCAACTCGATGGATATCGAGCACCCCGCCGCACAGATGATCGTGGAAGTCGCGCAGACGCAGGAAGACGAGGTTGGCGACGGAACGACGACCGCTTCCGTTCTCGCGGGCGAACTTCTCGCCAAAGCCGAAGACCTGCTCGAACAGGACGTTCACGCGACGACCATCGTCGAAGGCTACGCCCGCGCACGAGATATCGCAGTGGAAGCCATCGATGACCTCTCGCTCGCCGCAGATATCGACGACGAGATCCTCAAGCAGGTCGCCGAATCCAGCATGACCGGGAAAGGAACCGGCGATATTACGACCGAACGGCTCGCCGAAGTCGTCGTCAACGCCGTGCGACACGTCGAGGGCGACGAGAAGGTCGAACGCGACGATATTCGTGTTCACACGCAGGTCGGTTCCAGTTCCAGCGCGACGGAACTCATCGAGGGTATCGTCACCGACGCCGAACCGGCACACAAAAACATGCCGCGCTCGGTCGAGGATGCCACCGTCCTCGCCACGGACGGTACGTTCGGCGTCCGCGAGACGGAACTCGACGCGGAATACTCCGTGGACAACGTCGATCAGCTCACAGCGGCGATGGACGCCGAGGACAACCAACTCAGAGAACTTGCCGATGCCATCGCCGACGCCGGTGTGGACGTCGTCTTCTCACATTCCTCCATCGACGACCGGACGGCCGCATACCTCGCCAACCACGGCATCCTCGCCTTCGAGGACGTCGATGACGACCTGACGACCGCAATCGCACAGGCGACGGGCGGTAAACGCACCGGCAAGCCGGACGACGTGGACGAGGACGAACTCGGTCACGCCGACAACATCCGTGTCGAGAAGTACGGCGACGAGAACCTCGCATTCATCGAGGGTGGCGCGGCCGCAAAATCCGTCACGCTCTTCGTCCGCGGCGGGACGGAACACGTCGTTGACGAACTGGAACGCGCACTGAACGACGCGCTCGATGTCGTCTCCGCAGCCGTCGATACCGGAAGCGTCGTCCCCGGTGCAGGCGCAACCGAGATCAACATCGCAGGCCGCGTTCGCGACGAAGCAGCGGGTGTCGAAGGCCGCCAACAACTCGCTATCGAGGCGTTCGCCGACGCCATCGAAGTGCTCCCACGTACGCTCGCCGAAAACACGGGTATGGACCCGATCGACGCCCTCGTCGACCTCCGCGCCGCCAACGACGACGAAGCGGGGCGCGCAGGAATCATCTCCTCGGGCGAGACGGGCACGATCGCGAACCCAGTCGAGGAAGGCGTCATCGACCCCGCCTCCGTCAAGCGCGAGGCAGTCGAAAGTGCTACCGAAGCCGCGACGATGATCGTCCGCATCGACGACGTTATCGCCGCGAAGTAA
- a CDS encoding DUF7520 family protein: protein MSERIVSSRPIFLATATTIVLVAGGIGFVVGTTGQNRGTTMDLFGVPLFEMSPIAMALFGMVLTTFVLILLFSLVTYASRYDTEQSA from the coding sequence ATGAGCGAGCGCATCGTTTCGAGTCGCCCCATCTTCCTCGCGACTGCGACGACCATCGTCCTCGTCGCCGGGGGAATCGGCTTCGTCGTCGGGACGACGGGGCAGAACCGTGGCACGACGATGGACCTGTTTGGCGTTCCGCTGTTCGAGATGTCGCCGATAGCGATGGCGCTGTTCGGCATGGTTCTTACGACGTTCGTGCTGATTCTGCTGTTCAGCCTCGTCACCTACGCATCACGGTACGACACCGAACAATCGGCCTGA
- a CDS encoding SAM hydrolase/SAM-dependent halogenase family protein, whose translation MITLSSDFGTPYPAAMKGVLCRHSDTRLVDIAHDFPRQDIRTTAFWLREVLPYFPPAVHLVVVDPGVGTDRAAIAVRAGDHALVGPDNGVLLPVARELGDREIFEIEYEDANSSTFHGRDVFAPAAARIHETGVDSMETLPDIEPTGEFEALRFPEPTIRESAAAGEILVVDDFGNAITNVPGGFLDAVDEIEVNGTSAPVEPSYAHVALDRQLVTVGSHGNVELAVNQGRGDDAFGVAVGDEIRLEK comes from the coding sequence ATGATAACGCTCTCGTCAGACTTCGGTACGCCGTATCCCGCCGCGATGAAGGGCGTGCTGTGCCGACACAGCGATACCCGTCTCGTGGACATCGCACACGATTTTCCACGTCAGGACATCCGAACGACCGCGTTCTGGCTCCGCGAAGTACTTCCGTACTTCCCGCCAGCGGTCCATCTCGTCGTCGTCGATCCCGGCGTCGGCACCGACCGCGCAGCGATCGCGGTCCGAGCAGGTGACCATGCGCTCGTCGGCCCGGACAACGGCGTTTTGCTTCCCGTCGCCCGGGAGCTTGGCGACCGCGAAATCTTCGAAATCGAATACGAAGACGCGAACAGTTCGACGTTCCACGGTCGGGACGTGTTCGCGCCCGCTGCCGCCCGGATCCACGAAACCGGCGTCGATTCGATGGAAACCCTCCCCGACATCGAACCCACCGGCGAGTTCGAAGCGTTACGATTCCCGGAGCCGACAATCCGCGAATCGGCGGCGGCGGGAGAAATCCTCGTCGTGGACGACTTCGGCAACGCCATCACGAACGTTCCCGGCGGCTTCCTCGATGCCGTGGACGAAATCGAAGTGAACGGAACGTCCGCGCCGGTCGAACCGTCGTACGCACACGTCGCACTCGACCGTCAGCTCGTGACGGTCGGAAGCCACGGCAACGTCGAACTCGCGGTGAACCAAGGACGCGGCGACGATGCGTTTGGCGTCGCCGTTGGCGACGAGATTCGATTGGAAAAATAA